The following coding sequences are from one Methanosarcina sp. WWM596 window:
- a CDS encoding glycosyltransferase → MYSALTLCFNSLISDPISIVSSPSQLSDRPLRHEFTVLIPAQNEEASIGSKVLIAASYADRVLVIDKGSTDRTMEVAALGGARVVPLTGGEESLIKILYRASLDSELVVLIYPECMQDIDLLSHVLEPLRQGFDLSIGSWPCRISCEQETVMLLNGKSTFKEKIGFLAINSRSLQNISSGKEHMSLKSLLSAAKTEDLKVNYLSFDVDPAFRKLESARIGVVIPAYNEELLIGETLSGIPEYVDRIYVIDDCSIDRTGEIVKKFGDPRIVYLRHEVNKGVGAGIINGYKLALKDEMDIVVVMAGDNQMDPAQLPRLIFPIIEGWADYTKGNRLLSDNFMTGMSRWRSFGNLLLSFLTKIGSGYWHIMDPQNGYTAISRQALEVIDLDSVYPYYGYCNDLLIKLNAFGMRVMDVVIPARYGREKSSIKYSKYILKVSPMLFRGFLWRLRIKYTVLDFHPLVLFYFLGMLALPLSVLLGFWGLLQLLFQNPLPSYYPLLGFFVLGTGLQMLLFGMLFDMQVEKKRNDRVGLAR, encoded by the coding sequence TGATTCCAGCTCAAAACGAGGAGGCTTCCATAGGAAGCAAGGTCCTGATTGCGGCAAGTTATGCAGACCGCGTACTCGTGATTGACAAAGGTTCTACTGACCGAACGATGGAAGTAGCAGCTCTGGGAGGGGCAAGAGTCGTCCCTTTGACCGGAGGAGAAGAATCATTAATAAAAATTCTTTATAGGGCATCCCTTGATTCAGAGCTTGTGGTTCTTATCTATCCTGAGTGCATGCAGGATATAGATCTACTGTCTCATGTTCTCGAGCCATTAAGGCAGGGGTTTGACCTGTCGATAGGTTCCTGGCCCTGCCGGATTTCCTGTGAACAGGAGACTGTCATGCTTCTGAACGGGAAAAGCACCTTTAAAGAAAAAATAGGCTTTCTTGCCATAAACTCAAGATCGCTTCAGAATATTAGTTCAGGCAAAGAGCATATGTCTTTGAAGTCCCTGCTTTCTGCTGCGAAAACCGAAGACCTTAAGGTTAACTACCTGAGCTTTGACGTTGATCCTGCATTTCGAAAGCTTGAGAGCGCCCGTATAGGAGTTGTAATACCTGCTTATAATGAAGAACTGCTTATTGGCGAAACCCTGAGTGGGATTCCAGAGTATGTTGATCGGATCTATGTTATCGATGATTGTAGTATTGACCGGACTGGAGAGATTGTAAAAAAGTTCGGAGACCCGAGAATCGTTTATTTGCGCCACGAGGTAAACAAAGGTGTCGGAGCAGGAATAATTAACGGGTACAAGCTTGCTCTAAAAGATGAAATGGATATTGTAGTAGTTATGGCCGGGGATAACCAGATGGATCCTGCCCAGCTTCCAAGATTGATCTTTCCGATTATCGAGGGATGGGCTGACTACACAAAGGGTAACCGGCTCCTTTCGGACAATTTTATGACCGGGATGAGCAGGTGGAGGTCTTTTGGAAACCTTCTGCTGAGTTTCCTGACTAAAATTGGGAGTGGATACTGGCATATTATGGACCCACAGAACGGGTATACAGCCATTTCCAGACAGGCCCTTGAGGTTATCGATCTGGATTCAGTTTACCCTTACTATGGCTATTGTAACGACCTGCTGATCAAGCTTAATGCCTTTGGAATGAGGGTCATGGATGTGGTAATCCCTGCCCGTTACGGCAGAGAAAAGTCATCCATAAAGTACAGCAAGTATATCCTTAAGGTTTCACCCATGCTATTCAGGGGTTTTCTCTGGAGGCTAAGGATCAAATACACGGTACTGGATTTCCATCCTCTGGTTCTGTTCTACTTCCTTGGAATGCTTGCCTTACCTTTGAGTGTGCTCCTGGGGTTCTGGGGACTTTTACAGCTATTGTTTCAAAACCCTCTACCTTCCTATTACCCACTGCTTGGTTTCTTCGTACTGGGTACCGGACTTCAGATGCTCCTGTTCGGAATGCTCTTTGATATGCAGGTTGAAAAGAAAAGGAATGACAGGGTAGGACTTGCTCGTTGA
- a CDS encoding disaggregatase related repeat-containing protein → MNKNPWIYRQGEKKKKGILILILILLAGVTVALSNTPSEQTVYVNTDGSEAFNCDGIDDQVEINKALAYVAENPEYTTVHLKGPNTYTISSSILIGSNTILEGDSTTVIKLEDKAGWPEEKPLITQIDSSGNQNITIRGFEIDGNHDGNKEKGRGKGYYNLIHFLNCKNIQVYDMYMHDSHGDGLKVVKGYNIQFYNNTIYKLGHDALYIIYSSNVKAWNNKITCRTNSGLRVYNGNQVKFYNNVINSEGEGGAGIEIQKAGSSTVMDEIEIYNNLIYETNAAGIWITGYGSTYSKDSAKDIYIHNNKFYKTGINFGADWAGGIVINGFYDTLIENNVFDGCYGAAIAHKEVNNEFSSPESGYTTIARNNIIINTQSNPAAGEGYAFYNELKNTHSFILQNNCLLNNSGGDYMYASSTSDVQADPALIEQLGKNGSSVQNLPCADAINAGPQEMPYEIDEHGIDARREEGIKYDIERAISKIVKFVKNTFLGFTSGESDEETLKIASLSVVSDNRLKEESPNTTYRETEYTDVGKRPEGGIYRAVMIFELNELDEADRIEKATLSLFWYYPEVARLEDTVLEVYRPEKWCEEHVTWEERETETLWQNPGGDWYDKNGVSQGSNPYATITIKSSDLPEDRYYELDVTELVQEYTSGKYENTGFLIKARVEDNNYIAFYSSEWQNKAQRPKLTIEYTNK, encoded by the coding sequence ATGAACAAAAATCCGTGGATATATAGACAGGGAGAAAAAAAGAAAAAAGGGATCCTGATCTTAATTCTGATTCTGCTTGCAGGTGTAACCGTTGCCCTCTCAAATACCCCGTCTGAACAGACGGTTTATGTAAATACCGATGGGAGTGAAGCTTTCAACTGCGATGGAATCGATGACCAGGTAGAGATCAATAAAGCCCTCGCATATGTTGCAGAAAACCCGGAGTACACAACTGTTCATTTAAAAGGTCCTAATACATACACTATCTCGAGCAGCATTCTCATCGGCAGCAATACCATCCTGGAAGGGGATTCCACAACTGTGATTAAACTTGAAGATAAAGCAGGCTGGCCAGAGGAAAAACCCCTGATTACACAGATCGATAGTTCGGGAAACCAGAATATTACTATAAGAGGTTTTGAAATCGACGGAAACCATGACGGAAATAAGGAAAAAGGCAGGGGAAAAGGGTACTACAACCTGATCCATTTTCTCAACTGCAAAAATATTCAGGTATATGATATGTATATGCATGACAGCCACGGTGATGGGCTGAAAGTGGTGAAAGGTTACAATATTCAATTTTATAACAACACGATATATAAACTCGGGCATGATGCTCTTTATATTATCTATTCTTCAAATGTAAAAGCCTGGAACAACAAAATAACGTGCAGAACAAACAGCGGGCTCAGAGTATATAACGGGAATCAAGTCAAATTTTATAACAATGTAATCAATTCCGAGGGGGAAGGCGGAGCTGGAATTGAAATCCAGAAAGCGGGTTCGTCAACAGTAATGGATGAAATAGAAATTTACAACAACCTGATATATGAAACAAATGCCGCAGGAATCTGGATTACAGGCTACGGGTCCACATATTCAAAAGATTCTGCAAAAGATATATACATTCACAATAATAAATTTTACAAAACTGGCATTAATTTCGGTGCCGACTGGGCAGGAGGTATCGTCATCAACGGTTTTTACGATACCCTGATAGAAAACAACGTATTCGATGGATGCTATGGGGCGGCAATTGCTCATAAAGAGGTAAACAACGAGTTTTCATCTCCAGAGTCAGGCTATACAACCATTGCACGAAATAATATAATAATTAATACCCAATCGAATCCTGCCGCCGGAGAAGGTTATGCTTTTTATAATGAATTGAAAAACACTCATTCGTTCATCCTTCAAAACAACTGTCTCTTAAACAATTCGGGTGGAGACTACATGTATGCCAGCTCTACATCGGATGTACAGGCCGATCCTGCACTTATTGAACAGCTGGGTAAAAACGGGTCTTCAGTGCAAAACCTGCCCTGTGCAGACGCGATAAACGCAGGGCCACAGGAAATGCCTTATGAGATAGATGAGCATGGCATCGATGCAAGACGGGAAGAAGGCATCAAATATGATATTGAAAGGGCTATATCAAAAATAGTAAAGTTTGTGAAAAATACCTTTTTGGGTTTTACTTCGGGAGAATCGGACGAAGAAACCCTTAAAATCGCCTCACTGTCGGTTGTTTCGGACAACAGGCTGAAAGAAGAGTCTCCTAACACGACATATCGAGAAACTGAATATACCGATGTGGGAAAAAGACCAGAGGGAGGAATATACAGGGCTGTCATGATTTTTGAACTGAACGAGCTGGATGAAGCAGACCGTATTGAAAAAGCAACCCTTTCTTTGTTCTGGTATTACCCAGAAGTGGCCAGGCTGGAAGATACTGTTCTTGAAGTATACAGGCCGGAAAAATGGTGTGAGGAACATGTTACCTGGGAAGAAAGAGAAACAGAAACCCTCTGGCAGAACCCAGGAGGAGACTGGTACGATAAAAATGGTGTTTCTCAGGGTAGCAACCCATATGCGACAATCACTATTAAGAGCAGTGATCTTCCGGAAGACCGTTATTATGAGCTGGATGTAACAGAGCTTGTGCAGGAGTACACCAGTGGGAAGTATGAAAATACCGGTTTCCTGATAAAAGCCAGAGTGGAAGACAATAATTATATTGCATTCTACAGTTCGGAATGGCAAAACAAAGCCCAGAGACCAAAACTTACTATAGAGTATACAAACAAGTGA
- a CDS encoding right-handed parallel beta-helix repeat-containing protein has product MNGKDLIKRWEKRKKMGVYITVFLFLIIMGTTALSTTPSGMTVYVTGDGEGNYICDGADDQIEINEALAYVAEHPEYTTVHLKGPNTYVISDSIFIGSDTILEGDPTAVVKLKDKANWAVTKPLITQINSFGNQNITIKGFEINGNHDANTDKKKGAGYYNLIHLVNSTNIQVHDMYMHDSHGDGLKVENSSNIRFYDNTVYKLGHDGLYGIQSQYLEAWNNTITCRTNSGLRVWDSNHVKFHDNTIDSFYHWSAGGPGIQIQKSSAVMDDIEIYNNTIHDTYGPGIWLLAYGNYPLTEAQNVHIHHNTFYSTGTNPSIDWVGGIVTSGFNNTLIENNVFDGTYHAAIVPMYPTDRSIEVSPKGTGYTTIVRNNIITNTKRRKSESSGTGFGVVNYLPKTHRLVLENNCFYNNVAGDYRNATSTSDIYVNPLFANQKKNDYHLRSAGGRWNGKTWVKDIENSPCIDAGYSSSDYSNEPEDNGKRINIGRYGNTGEASRSGVMPGYVAWWHQIFSSEWRMFRILLRSLYLLFF; this is encoded by the coding sequence ATGAACGGGAAAGATCTTATAAAAAGGTGGGAAAAAAGAAAGAAAATGGGAGTTTACATTACAGTCTTCTTGTTCCTGATTATAATGGGAACAACCGCCCTTTCTACCACACCTTCAGGAATGACGGTTTATGTGACTGGAGACGGGGAAGGAAACTATATTTGTGATGGGGCTGATGACCAGATAGAAATCAATGAAGCCCTTGCATACGTCGCAGAACACCCGGAGTATACAACCGTTCATTTGAAAGGTCCTAACACATACGTAATCTCAGACAGTATTTTCATCGGAAGCGATACCATTCTGGAAGGGGACCCTACAGCTGTGGTAAAGCTTAAAGACAAAGCAAACTGGGCAGTAACAAAGCCTCTGATTACGCAGATAAATAGTTTCGGAAACCAGAATATTACTATAAAGGGTTTTGAGATAAACGGGAATCATGACGCCAATACAGATAAAAAGAAAGGCGCCGGATACTATAATCTAATCCATTTAGTTAATTCAACAAATATCCAGGTTCATGATATGTATATGCATGACAGTCATGGAGACGGACTGAAAGTTGAAAACAGTTCCAATATTCGGTTTTACGACAATACAGTATATAAGCTCGGTCACGACGGTCTTTACGGGATCCAGTCTCAATACCTGGAAGCCTGGAATAATACGATAACCTGCAGGACTAACAGCGGGCTTAGAGTGTGGGATTCGAATCATGTGAAATTTCATGACAATACCATTGATTCCTTTTATCACTGGAGCGCAGGCGGACCTGGAATTCAGATCCAGAAATCCTCAGCTGTCATGGATGATATAGAAATATATAATAATACGATTCACGACACTTACGGACCTGGCATCTGGCTGCTTGCCTATGGTAACTACCCTCTGACAGAAGCACAGAATGTCCATATTCATCACAATACATTCTACAGCACAGGCACAAACCCAAGTATTGACTGGGTAGGAGGTATTGTAACCAGCGGATTTAACAATACCTTGATTGAGAATAACGTGTTTGACGGCACGTATCATGCTGCTATCGTCCCGATGTACCCGACAGACCGCTCCATAGAAGTATCACCTAAAGGTACAGGATACACGACCATTGTCCGTAATAACATCATTACAAATACGAAACGGCGCAAGAGCGAGTCAAGCGGGACAGGATTTGGTGTTGTCAATTACCTCCCCAAAACCCATAGGCTTGTACTGGAAAACAACTGCTTTTACAATAATGTGGCAGGAGACTATAGAAATGCAACCTCAACAAGCGATATTTATGTAAATCCTCTTTTCGCAAATCAGAAAAAAAATGATTACCATCTTAGATCAGCAGGCGGCAGATGGAATGGGAAAACCTGGGTAAAGGACATTGAAAATTCCCCGTGTATTGATGCAGGGTATTCCTCCTCTGACTACTCAAATGAGCCCGAAGACAACGGGAAAAGGATCAATATAGGAAGGTACGGAAACACTGGAGAAGCATCAAGGTCAGGTGTAATGCCAGGATATGTGGCCTGGTGGCATCAGATATTTTCGTCTGAGTGGAGGATGTTCAGGATACTCCTGAGAAGCCTCTATCTACTTTTCTTTTAA